The proteins below come from a single Benincasa hispida cultivar B227 chromosome 4, ASM972705v1, whole genome shotgun sequence genomic window:
- the LOC120076566 gene encoding U-box domain-containing protein 4-like has product MGTENPMNFTYMGRSFDDLSNGDSSGAFSDCNSDRSGEFPTASSQSRRLLIACASDNSDELIRHLVLDLESCSIEEQKQAAMEIRLLAKNKPENRLKIAKAGAVRPLISLISCTDPQLQEYGVTAILNLSLCDENKELIAASGAIKPLVRALMSGTSTAKENAACALLRLSQMEENKIAIGRSGAIPLLVNLLENGGFRGKKDASTALYSLCSVKENKIRAVKAGIMRPLVELMADFGSNMVDKSAFVLSVLVSMPEARTALVEEGGIPVLVELVEDGTQRQKEIAAVILLQICEDSVLYRTMVAREGAIPPLVALSQSGTNRAKQKAEKLIELLRQPRSGNYAATTSDVSV; this is encoded by the exons ATGGGGACGGAGAATCCCATGAATTTTACTTACATGGGGCGAAGCTTTGATGATCTAAGCAACGGGGATAGTTCTGGGGCTTTTAGCGACTGTAACAGTGATAGATCCGGGGAGTTTCCGACGGCGTCGTCGCAGAGTCGGCGGCTTTTGATTGCTTGTGCTTCTGATAACTCTGACGAACTAATTCGGCATCTGGTGTTGGACCTCGAGTCCTGTTCGATTGAGGAGCAGAAGCAAGCCGCCATGGAGATCAGACTTCTCGCCAAGAATAAACCGGAGAATCGATTGAAGATCGCGAAAGCCGGTGCAGTGAGGCCGTTGATTTCGTTGATATCGTGTACGGATCCTCAGCTTCAAGAGTACGGCGTGACGGCGATTTTGAATCTATCGCTGTGCGACGAGAATAAGGAGTTGATAGCGGCGTCTGGTGCGATTAAGCCTTTGGTGAGAGCTCTCATGTCCGGAACTTCTACGGCGAAGGAGAACGCAGCTTGTGCTTTGCTGCGGCTTTCGCAAATGGAAGAGAACAAGATAGCAATCGGACGGTCAGGAGCGATTCCGCTTCTGGTGAATCTGTTGGAGAACGGCGGATTTCGCGGAAAGAAGGACGCGTCGACGGCTCTGTATTCGTTATGTTCCGTTAAAGAGAACAAAATCAGAGCGGTGAAagcaggaatcatgaggccgcTAGTGGAATTAATGGCGGATTTTGGGTCAAACATGGTGGATAAGTCGGCGTTCGTGTTAAGTGTGTTGGTATCGATGCCGGAAGCCAGGACGGCCTTGGTAGAAGAAGGCGGAATTCCGGTACTGGTGGAGTTAGTGGAAGACGGAACGCAGCGGCAAAAGGAAATCGCGGCGGTGATTTTGCTGCAGATTTGCGAGGACAGTGTCCTTTACCGTACAATGGTGGCCCGTGAAGGAGCAATTCCGCCGTTAGTCGCTTTGTCACAATCCGGCACCAATCGCGCCAAACAAAAG GCGGAGAAACTAATAGAGCTTCTACGGCAACCAAGATCCGGCAACTACGCTGCCACCACCTCAGATGTGTCAGTCTAA